One Candidatus Binatia bacterium genomic window carries:
- a CDS encoding DUF1573 domain-containing protein, with product MTVRFRLALSAVFGAIVAGGCSPNRDGGGRLPPRLVFASTAYDVGTVRQGDSVAARFTFRNAGNMPLLVEPPQAGCECEAATTATVLAPGAEGTIELRCSTLQVAGALSRTVTVYANDPGQPATTLTLTADVRPVAIAEPAAVYLGHVQRDQEIDMATRLLAPRDSRGRFGPVEVDSRVVSATLAPLAPRDMPADMRGTQLRLRIDRAAPLGPFATTVRVATGQEAVPMLDVKVAGIVDGAVAWSPRKIDFGRVAADAEATRVVEIRSTTNRAVSITGARMEPAVGRVDTETMRPGRRYRVTARLEGSAVRPLPPGRFQGSVVIDTDAGDQARVEVPFTARVVKQ from the coding sequence ATGACCGTACGATTCCGGTTGGCGTTGAGCGCGGTGTTCGGCGCGATCGTGGCCGGCGGCTGTTCCCCCAACCGGGACGGCGGCGGCCGGTTGCCGCCGCGCCTGGTGTTTGCCTCTACCGCGTACGACGTCGGCACCGTGCGGCAGGGCGATTCGGTCGCCGCACGTTTCACCTTCCGCAATGCCGGCAACATGCCCTTGCTCGTCGAGCCGCCGCAGGCCGGTTGCGAGTGCGAGGCGGCGACGACGGCGACGGTGCTGGCGCCGGGCGCCGAGGGTACGATCGAGTTGCGGTGCTCGACCCTGCAGGTCGCCGGAGCGCTGTCGCGCACCGTCACCGTCTACGCCAACGATCCGGGACAGCCGGCAACGACGCTGACGCTCACTGCCGACGTTCGACCGGTGGCGATCGCGGAGCCGGCGGCGGTGTACCTCGGCCATGTGCAACGCGATCAGGAAATCGACATGGCGACCAGGTTGCTCGCGCCGCGGGATTCCCGTGGCCGGTTCGGACCGGTGGAAGTGGACAGTCGCGTCGTCAGTGCGACACTGGCGCCGCTCGCGCCGCGGGACATGCCGGCCGACATGCGGGGGACACAGCTCCGGCTCAGGATCGACCGCGCCGCGCCGCTGGGGCCGTTTGCGACCACGGTGCGCGTGGCGACAGGTCAGGAGGCGGTTCCGATGTTGGACGTGAAGGTGGCGGGAATCGTCGACGGGGCGGTTGCATGGTCGCCGCGGAAGATCGACTTCGGACGCGTTGCCGCCGACGCGGAGGCCACGCGGGTCGTGGAAATCCGGAGCACCACGAATCGGGCGGTGTCGATAACCGGAGCCAGAATGGAGCCGGCGGTGGGGCGAGTGGATACGGAAACCATGCGACCGGGCCGTCGCTATCGCGTCACGGCCCGGCTCGAGGGCAGCGCGGTGCGCCCACTTCCGCCGGGACGTTTTCAGGGCAGCGTGGTGATCGACACCGACGCGGGGGACCAGGCGCGGGTCGAGGTGCCGTTCACCGCACGCGTGGTGAAGCAATGA
- a CDS encoding cyclase family protein — translation MEADQRKPNGLPHARAGAIRVSVWTLLVLAGAIAATGTGAGCASHRPDTSALHVDRLIDLSYAFGPDTIYWPTGESFSLERVAYGPTAGGYWYAANNLCLAEHGGTHMDAPIHFGRDKDTADQVPLRAGIGPAVVVDVRRQAAADRDYRLTVADLAAWEAEHGRIPPGAIVVMFSGWGQYWGNRKRYLGTDRQGDTANLHFPGFSSEAAEFLVAQRDVAAIAVDTASIDHGPSTDFAVHRIINGANKPAFENVANVDRLPARGATFIALPMKIAGGSGGPTRIVAQLP, via the coding sequence GTGGAAGCGGACCAACGGAAACCGAACGGTCTACCGCACGCACGGGCGGGCGCAATCCGCGTTTCGGTTTGGACGCTGCTCGTCCTGGCCGGAGCGATTGCCGCAACCGGCACGGGCGCGGGCTGCGCTTCGCACCGCCCGGATACCTCCGCGCTGCACGTCGACCGGCTCATCGACCTTTCGTACGCGTTCGGTCCCGACACGATCTACTGGCCGACCGGAGAATCGTTCAGCCTCGAGCGTGTCGCATACGGTCCGACCGCGGGCGGCTACTGGTACGCCGCCAACAACCTCTGTCTGGCGGAGCATGGCGGCACTCATATGGATGCGCCGATCCACTTCGGGCGCGACAAGGACACCGCCGATCAGGTGCCGTTGCGGGCGGGTATCGGGCCCGCCGTTGTGGTCGATGTGCGCCGGCAGGCGGCCGCCGATCGAGACTACCGCCTCACGGTGGCCGACCTTGCAGCCTGGGAAGCCGAGCACGGGCGCATCCCGCCGGGAGCGATCGTCGTCATGTTCAGCGGATGGGGACAGTACTGGGGCAATCGCAAGCGGTATCTGGGTACCGATCGGCAGGGCGATACCGCCAACCTGCACTTTCCGGGCTTCTCGTCGGAGGCGGCGGAGTTCCTGGTCGCGCAACGTGACGTCGCGGCCATTGCGGTCGACACCGCCAGCATCGATCATGGCCCATCGACCGACTTCGCCGTGCACCGCATCATCAACGGCGCGAACAAGCCGGCGTTCGAGAACGTCGCCAACGTAGATCGGCTTCCGGCCCGGGGCGCGACGTTCATCGCGTTACCCATGAAGATCGCCGGGGGTAGCGGCGGTCCGACGCGCATCGTCGCGCAACTGCCGTAG
- a CDS encoding Smr/MutS family protein produces MRWLRELRTAIRELLGVVPTLDLHGYGVRDALAEVEGFLRHARQHGDRCVRIVYGKGHGSPGGRGVLREVVPRWLEREGAALVERYRRLPDPTGGDGAVEVWLREQASERTPAPR; encoded by the coding sequence ATGCGCTGGCTGAGGGAACTGCGAACGGCGATCAGGGAGTTGCTGGGTGTGGTCCCGACGCTCGACTTGCACGGCTACGGAGTGCGCGACGCGCTCGCCGAGGTCGAGGGCTTTCTCAGGCACGCCCGGCAACACGGCGATCGGTGCGTGCGGATCGTTTACGGCAAGGGGCACGGCAGCCCGGGCGGCCGGGGCGTCCTGCGCGAGGTGGTGCCGCGCTGGCTCGAACGCGAGGGTGCCGCGCTGGTCGAACGCTATCGCCGCCTCCCCGACCCGACGGGCGGTGACGGGGCGGTCGAAGTATGGCTTCGCGAGCAAGCGTCGGAACGCACCCCCGCTCCGCGTTGA
- the bioB gene encoding biotin synthase BioB, with product MAASSTSSSTFHTLAQAVLDGAGVTRAEAASVLAAPDGALVDLLYATFRIRERYHARKVKICVLKNARSGLCPEDCNYCSQSAVSEAAIPRYRLDSVEDLKLAARRAVETGARRYCMVTSGRGPSAPDIERFMTAARAIKAEFPQLELCVSLGLMTEAQARELKAAGIGYVNHNLNTSRRFYSQVCSTHTYDERVETVRSVKRAGLHTCCGGIVGMGESDDDLVDLAFALGELQVDSLPVNFLHPIDGTPLGERRDLTPGKCLRALCLMRFTNPRSEIRVAGGRELNLGWFQALALYAANSIFVEGYLTTPGQAAAEAQRMITDMGFEVEAVETEE from the coding sequence GTGGCCGCCTCATCGACGTCGTCGAGCACCTTCCACACGCTGGCGCAGGCCGTCCTCGACGGAGCCGGCGTCACCCGTGCCGAAGCGGCATCCGTTCTGGCGGCACCCGACGGTGCCCTGGTCGATCTCTTGTACGCCACCTTCCGAATTCGCGAACGCTACCACGCCAGGAAGGTGAAGATCTGCGTCCTGAAGAACGCGCGTAGCGGTCTGTGTCCGGAGGACTGCAACTACTGTTCGCAGTCCGCGGTGTCGGAAGCGGCCATCCCGCGCTATCGGCTCGACTCGGTCGAGGATCTGAAGCTGGCCGCGCGCCGTGCCGTCGAGACCGGCGCGCGCCGCTATTGCATGGTCACCAGCGGCCGTGGTCCGAGCGCCCCGGACATCGAGCGCTTCATGACCGCCGCGCGCGCGATCAAGGCCGAATTCCCGCAGCTCGAGCTGTGCGTCTCGCTGGGGCTGATGACCGAGGCGCAGGCGCGGGAGTTAAAGGCCGCCGGTATCGGCTACGTGAATCATAACCTCAACACGAGCCGCCGTTTCTATTCCCAAGTGTGCAGCACGCACACCTACGACGAGCGGGTCGAGACGGTGCGCAGCGTCAAGCGCGCTGGCCTGCACACCTGTTGCGGCGGCATCGTGGGAATGGGCGAGAGCGACGACGACCTCGTGGATCTGGCCTTCGCTCTCGGCGAGCTGCAAGTCGACTCCCTGCCGGTGAACTTCCTGCACCCGATCGACGGTACCCCGCTCGGCGAACGGCGCGACCTGACGCCGGGGAAGTGCCTGCGGGCATTGTGCCTGATGCGCTTCACCAATCCGCGCAGTGAAATCCGCGTGGCCGGCGGACGCGAGCTTAATCTGGGTTGGTTTCAGGCTCTGGCGCTGTATGCCGCCAACTCGATCTTCGTGGAGGGGTACCTGACCACTCCCGGCCAGGCAGCGGCCGAAGCGCAGCGGATGATCACCGACATGGGCTTCGAGGTGGAAGCCGTCGAAACCGAGGAGTGA
- a CDS encoding PLP-dependent aspartate aminotransferase family protein, whose product MAMQTTGQRPMRRSTLCIHAGTYHDERTGGACSPIFTSTAYAFPNPDNENYYPRYFNTPNQRVVEHKIAALEEGEAALVFGSGMAAIATLLVSRLVPGDHVIFQTELYGGTFLLTQELKRIGVAISFASTVDEFAAGIRPETRVIYVESPSNPLLRVVNLDAIAQLGRAHGVLTVADNTFATPINQNPLASGIDVVIHSATKYLNGHSDLNAGFVVASRAVIARVTEYAVNHGGMLDAHACFLLERGLKTLALRVKQHNDNAAALAEFLRQHPAVEAVHYPGLPDHPDHAVAARQMRGFGGMLAFELRAAARVDEVLAGFRLVMPALSLGGVESLVCIPSRTSHRKMSPAERQRAGIGDGLVRVSVGIEDIEDLLDDFAGALAAVER is encoded by the coding sequence ATGGCCATGCAGACAACCGGGCAGCGCCCCATGCGGCGGTCGACACTGTGCATCCACGCCGGCACGTATCACGACGAGCGCACCGGTGGAGCGTGCAGTCCCATCTTTACGTCGACGGCGTATGCCTTCCCCAACCCCGACAACGAGAACTACTACCCGCGCTATTTCAACACGCCGAACCAGCGCGTTGTCGAGCACAAGATCGCCGCCCTGGAGGAGGGGGAAGCGGCGCTTGTGTTCGGTTCCGGCATGGCAGCCATCGCCACCCTGCTGGTCTCCCGTCTCGTGCCCGGCGATCATGTGATCTTCCAGACCGAACTGTACGGCGGCACATTCCTTCTTACCCAGGAGCTGAAACGGATCGGCGTCGCCATATCCTTTGCGAGCACGGTCGACGAATTCGCGGCGGGAATACGGCCCGAAACCCGGGTGATTTACGTCGAGTCCCCGTCCAACCCCCTGCTGCGCGTCGTGAACCTGGACGCCATCGCGCAGCTCGGGCGTGCCCACGGGGTGCTCACGGTCGCCGACAACACTTTTGCCACCCCGATAAACCAGAACCCGCTGGCCAGCGGCATCGACGTCGTCATCCACAGCGCGACGAAGTACCTCAACGGGCATAGCGACTTGAATGCCGGCTTCGTCGTCGCCTCGCGAGCCGTCATCGCGCGCGTCACCGAATATGCCGTCAACCACGGTGGCATGCTCGACGCGCACGCGTGTTTCCTGTTGGAGCGCGGGCTCAAGACGCTCGCGTTACGCGTCAAACAGCACAACGACAACGCCGCCGCCCTGGCGGAGTTCCTGCGCCAACACCCGGCGGTCGAGGCGGTTCACTATCCGGGACTGCCCGATCATCCGGACCACGCCGTTGCGGCGCGCCAGATGCGGGGTTTCGGCGGCATGCTCGCTTTCGAGCTGCGCGCGGCCGCACGCGTCGACGAGGTGCTGGCCGGCTTCCGCCTGGTCATGCCGGCGTTGAGCCTCGGCGGCGTGGAGAGCCTCGTGTGCATTCCCAGCCGTACGTCGCATCGCAAGATGAGCCCCGCCGAACGGCAGCGCGCCGGCATCGGCGACGGTCTGGTGCGCGTCTCGGTGGGCATCGAAGACATCGAAGACTTACTCGACGACTTCGCCGGCGCGCTGGCCGCCGTCGAGCGCTGA
- a CDS encoding M4 family metallopeptidase — protein sequence MRHTIMRVVALVVVVAAVPATSMGDKDAPAAVRQAVDALVRAAGAPLRVRLAPATGTAALVSAPAGGGIPVATAASAPAPERARAFLGTYGAALGLGPDDEVAVDRISGSDEVGLEHVRLQQMVRGVPVTGTRIGVHLRNAAVTAVTAKTVPDAATVDTTPVVSAADALLVAERLLAESLGEAAGQLATPRLEIFNRGLLEGGMGRSRLAWFVEASTPSRLEYIWVDAQTAEILLHFNQRPDALSRLIYDAGNSGVLPGTLVRVEGDPATGNALVDNLYDYTGATYAYFLSEHGRDSFDGFGASMIGSVRYCAPGCGCPCLNAYWNGAQTIYGETFAVEDIVAHEWTHGVTQYEAGLFYYMQSGALNESYSDVFGETVDLLSPGGNDASDVRWAIGEDVFPPLRGFRNMMDPPLRSDPGRVGDIRWLICNDGSIDAGGVHSNSGINNHAYALMVDGGTYNGFTVIGIGLIKAGKVMYRALTQYLAPTSTLADNDAAIRQACSDLIGVAGISSADCVEVGYALDAVEMAEPWPCLGPGCAATPSQYCEAPGKSTLRFKQDPGDSTKDTFTWKWLKGTAAQADFGDPVAGDPQYALCVYRDGTLATTATVDPGGSCDGDPCWSVSSNGTYKYRLRNGNGDSIASVKLVPGTGTAKVQINGKGSGLDMPGPLPLGYSSAITVQLGRSYAGRCFSATYPAPARTNSGSRFSDSIP from the coding sequence ATGCGGCACACCATCATGCGGGTTGTGGCGTTGGTTGTCGTCGTGGCGGCCGTTCCGGCGACATCCATGGGTGACAAAGACGCTCCGGCAGCCGTGCGACAGGCAGTCGATGCGCTGGTCCGCGCCGCCGGCGCGCCACTGCGCGTGCGACTCGCTCCCGCAACCGGCACCGCGGCACTTGTTTCAGCTCCTGCAGGCGGGGGCATCCCGGTCGCGACGGCGGCTTCCGCGCCCGCCCCCGAGCGGGCGCGCGCCTTTCTCGGAACGTACGGGGCTGCGCTCGGTCTCGGGCCGGACGACGAAGTCGCCGTCGATCGCATCAGTGGCAGCGACGAGGTCGGCCTCGAGCACGTCCGGCTGCAGCAGATGGTCCGGGGCGTGCCGGTAACCGGGACGCGCATCGGCGTGCACCTGCGCAATGCCGCGGTGACTGCGGTCACGGCGAAGACGGTGCCCGACGCGGCGACGGTCGATACCACGCCGGTGGTCAGCGCCGCCGACGCCTTGTTGGTTGCCGAACGCCTGCTGGCCGAATCTCTCGGAGAAGCCGCCGGACAGCTTGCCACACCGCGGCTGGAGATCTTCAACCGCGGCTTGCTCGAGGGCGGCATGGGCCGCTCTCGACTCGCCTGGTTTGTCGAAGCGAGCACCCCATCGCGTCTGGAGTATATCTGGGTTGACGCGCAAACTGCGGAGATCCTGCTGCACTTCAACCAGCGGCCCGATGCACTGAGTCGATTGATTTACGATGCGGGAAACTCCGGTGTTCTCCCCGGAACGCTGGTACGTGTTGAAGGCGACCCGGCGACGGGCAACGCCCTCGTGGACAATCTCTACGACTACACTGGCGCCACGTACGCTTACTTCCTCAGCGAGCATGGCCGCGACAGCTTCGACGGCTTCGGGGCATCGATGATCGGCAGTGTGCGCTACTGCGCCCCGGGCTGCGGGTGCCCCTGTCTCAACGCCTATTGGAATGGCGCGCAAACGATCTACGGCGAGACATTCGCGGTCGAGGACATCGTGGCTCACGAGTGGACCCACGGCGTAACGCAGTACGAGGCCGGGCTATTCTATTACATGCAGTCGGGCGCGTTGAACGAGTCGTACTCCGACGTGTTCGGCGAGACGGTCGATCTGTTGTCGCCCGGGGGCAACGACGCCTCGGACGTTCGCTGGGCGATCGGCGAGGACGTTTTCCCGCCACTCCGCGGCTTCCGCAACATGATGGACCCTCCGCTTCGCTCCGATCCGGGCCGCGTCGGCGATATCCGCTGGCTGATTTGTAACGATGGGTCGATCGACGCCGGTGGTGTGCACTCCAACAGCGGCATCAACAACCATGCTTACGCGCTCATGGTGGACGGAGGCACGTACAACGGCTTCACCGTCATCGGCATCGGCCTCATCAAGGCCGGCAAGGTCATGTACCGTGCGCTGACCCAATACCTCGCACCGACCTCGACCCTCGCCGACAACGACGCCGCGATCCGTCAGGCGTGCAGCGACTTGATCGGCGTGGCCGGCATCAGCTCCGCAGACTGCGTCGAGGTTGGCTACGCGCTCGACGCCGTCGAGATGGCCGAACCATGGCCGTGCCTGGGGCCGGGGTGCGCCGCGACTCCATCGCAGTACTGCGAGGCGCCCGGCAAGTCTACGCTGCGGTTCAAACAAGACCCCGGCGACTCGACGAAGGACACGTTCACGTGGAAGTGGCTGAAGGGTACCGCCGCGCAAGCCGACTTCGGCGACCCGGTGGCCGGCGATCCTCAGTATGCCCTCTGCGTGTACCGTGACGGCACTTTGGCGACAACGGCAACCGTCGATCCCGGCGGCAGTTGCGACGGTGACCCGTGCTGGTCGGTTAGTTCGAACGGGACGTACAAGTACCGCCTGCGCAACGGCAACGGCGACAGCATCGCCAGCGTCAAGCTGGTCCCCGGGACTGGAACCGCAAAGGTGCAGATTAATGGCAAGGGTAGCGGGCTGGACATGCCGGGGCCGCTGCCCCTCGGCTACAGTTCGGCGATTACAGTGCAACTGGGCCGCAGTTACGCCGGCCGGTGCTTCAGCGCCACTTACCCAGCGCCAGCGCGCACCAACTCGGGATCGAGGTTCAGCGACTCGATTCCGTGA
- a CDS encoding TetR/AcrR family transcriptional regulator: MRATTKRNVRRGLRTPQQERSRRTRQQILASAVRCFEAQGYDRTTTVAIARQAGVAVGTLYGYFPDKRAILLEVLQSTTAEIVDHTIQRLDPALWRDADPLASVRSLIDALFHTRTFNPGMQRILWERYFKDPEFRKAVERSEQRVRSALTALFAALRAKGRLRIDDIETAAFVTYTAVEWTASRLVLGSAGADLDAAVAAVSDMVSRFVFRDAQPTR; this comes from the coding sequence GTGCGAGCCACGACCAAGCGCAACGTGCGCCGCGGCCTGCGGACCCCGCAGCAGGAGCGGAGCCGGCGGACCCGACAACAAATTCTCGCCAGTGCCGTGCGCTGTTTCGAGGCCCAGGGGTATGACCGCACCACGACGGTGGCGATTGCCCGCCAGGCAGGGGTCGCCGTCGGAACCCTCTACGGATATTTCCCGGACAAACGCGCCATCCTGCTCGAGGTCCTGCAGTCCACAACCGCCGAAATCGTCGACCACACCATTCAGCGGCTCGACCCCGCGTTGTGGCGCGACGCCGACCCGCTCGCCAGTGTGCGATCGCTGATCGACGCGCTGTTCCATACGCGGACCTTCAATCCGGGCATGCAGCGCATTCTGTGGGAGCGCTACTTCAAGGACCCGGAATTCCGCAAGGCCGTGGAACGTAGCGAGCAGCGCGTGCGCTCGGCACTGACGGCACTGTTTGCGGCGTTGCGCGCCAAGGGACGGCTGCGCATCGACGACATCGAGACGGCGGCATTCGTTACCTACACCGCCGTCGAGTGGACCGCGTCGCGTCTCGTGCTCGGGTCAGCCGGCGCGGACCTCGACGCCGCGGTGGCAGCGGTGTCCGACATGGTCTCCCGGTTCGTGTTTCGTGACGCACAGCCCACCCGCTGA
- a CDS encoding ferritin-like domain-containing protein gives MASAPVIPSAPRTDAELETILTSFDTNYTWKYGTVKDGLRDLYEKAKREQWNGTTQLAWNTHVDPESEIIPQAFNPLDDYGPYKQLSIKQRKHMRHATLSWQLSQFLHGEQGALIVASQLVGAVPWIDAKYYASTQTMDEARHVEVFARYVQSKLEWEWPINVNLKKLLDSIICDQRWDMKYLGMQILVEGLAMAAFSSMYQMAREPLVKDLLHYVMKDESRHVAFGVLSLRDFYTDMPENERRVREEFVIEGCTLMRDRLLALEVSRYMGFNVDEVRQLVLASPVMKMFRQALFSRIVPNIKKLGLLTPRVRSAFEELEIIHFETHDPEAADRELGLG, from the coding sequence ATGGCCAGCGCCCCCGTGATCCCATCGGCACCGCGAACGGATGCCGAGTTGGAAACCATTCTCACCTCCTTCGATACGAACTACACGTGGAAATACGGGACCGTGAAAGACGGCCTGCGTGACCTCTACGAGAAGGCCAAGCGGGAGCAGTGGAACGGCACCACGCAGCTCGCGTGGAACACGCACGTCGACCCCGAAAGCGAGATCATCCCGCAGGCCTTCAACCCGCTCGACGACTACGGTCCGTACAAGCAGCTCAGCATCAAGCAGCGCAAGCACATGCGGCACGCGACGCTGTCCTGGCAGTTGTCGCAGTTCCTGCACGGCGAGCAGGGCGCACTGATCGTCGCCTCTCAGTTGGTCGGGGCGGTGCCGTGGATCGACGCCAAGTACTATGCCTCCACGCAGACCATGGACGAGGCGCGCCATGTCGAGGTGTTCGCGCGCTACGTGCAGTCCAAGCTGGAATGGGAGTGGCCGATCAACGTCAACCTGAAGAAGCTGCTCGACTCCATAATCTGCGACCAGCGTTGGGACATGAAGTACCTCGGCATGCAGATCCTGGTCGAGGGGCTGGCGATGGCCGCTTTTTCCAGCATGTATCAGATGGCCCGCGAGCCGCTGGTCAAGGACCTGTTGCACTACGTCATGAAGGACGAATCGCGCCACGTGGCTTTCGGAGTACTGTCGCTGCGGGACTTCTACACCGACATGCCCGAGAACGAACGGCGGGTGCGCGAGGAGTTCGTCATCGAGGGCTGTACGCTTATGCGCGACCGCCTGCTCGCGTTAGAGGTTTCCCGCTACATGGGGTTCAACGTCGACGAGGTGCGCCAGCTAGTGCTCGCGTCGCCGGTGATGAAGATGTTTCGGCAGGCGCTGTTTTCGCGCATTGTTCCGAACATCAAGAAGCTCGGGCTGCTGACCCCCCGCGTGCGCTCGGCGTTCGAAGAGCTCGAGATCATTCATTTCGAGACCCACGATCCGGAAGCGGCCGACCGGGAGTTGGGCCTGGGGTAG
- the ilvB gene encoding biosynthetic-type acetolactate synthase large subunit, with translation MSNADILVQVLADEGVDTVFGYSGGAILPTYDAIFRYNDGHPGAEIRLIVPATEQGAGFMAAGFARSSGRVGVAVVTSGPGATNTLTPIRDCQADSVPMVLITGQVPRAAMGSDAFQEAPVFNIMAACAKHVFLVTDETKVEAVMRSAFDIARSGRPGPVVVDLPRDVQLLRHVFKGSGLLRMRGYEERLHELKNATLSPADAEAFYALLARSERPLIYAGGGVINGDSAPLLRAFAERFRIPVVTTLLGIGGIDTTNELCLHMLGMHGTAYANYAVEDCDFLFAVGARFDDRVAGKVKEFAPNARIAHLDIDASEIGKVKRVDWAHVADARRGLEQLIEAGAGFEKDFSRWLKHVRALKQNHPLNWDRESRLIQAEYVLSTLNEITRGEAIVSTGVGQHQMFAAQYLDFVHPRTWLTSGSMGTMGFGLPAAIGAQLANPDKLVIDVDGDGSIRMNLGELETLTTYDIPVKVLLLNNLGDGMVRQWQDLFYANRYAGSDKTLHKKDFVKACEADGFTFSRRVTRIEDVRDALEAFVNHKGPAFIEVMTDQSAHVYPMVGPGMGYKDMITGRHIAARTQGPETAEEPEAYF, from the coding sequence ATGAGCAACGCCGACATCCTCGTTCAGGTGCTCGCCGACGAAGGTGTCGATACGGTGTTCGGGTACAGTGGCGGGGCCATCCTGCCGACTTACGATGCCATCTTTCGTTATAACGATGGTCACCCCGGAGCGGAGATCAGGCTGATTGTCCCTGCCACCGAACAGGGCGCCGGATTCATGGCCGCCGGCTTTGCGCGGTCCAGTGGCCGCGTCGGCGTCGCGGTGGTGACCTCCGGGCCCGGCGCCACCAACACGCTCACCCCGATTCGCGACTGCCAGGCCGATTCCGTGCCGATGGTCCTGATCACCGGCCAGGTGCCGCGCGCCGCCATGGGCAGCGACGCTTTCCAGGAAGCGCCCGTGTTCAACATCATGGCCGCCTGCGCCAAACATGTCTTCCTCGTCACCGACGAAACCAAGGTCGAAGCGGTGATGCGCAGCGCCTTCGACATCGCGCGCAGCGGACGCCCCGGTCCGGTCGTGGTCGACCTGCCGCGTGACGTCCAGCTACTCCGGCACGTGTTCAAGGGCTCCGGCTTGCTGCGTATGCGCGGCTACGAAGAGCGTCTGCACGAATTGAAGAACGCAACGCTGTCGCCGGCCGACGCGGAGGCCTTTTATGCCCTGCTGGCACGGTCCGAGCGCCCGCTGATCTACGCCGGCGGCGGAGTCATTAACGGCGACAGCGCGCCACTCCTGCGCGCTTTTGCGGAGCGCTTTCGGATCCCCGTGGTAACCACCCTGCTCGGTATCGGCGGCATCGACACCACAAACGAGCTGTGCCTGCACATGCTCGGCATGCACGGTACGGCGTACGCGAACTATGCCGTCGAGGACTGCGACTTCCTGTTCGCCGTCGGCGCCCGCTTCGACGACCGCGTCGCCGGCAAGGTCAAGGAATTCGCGCCGAACGCAAGGATCGCCCACCTCGACATCGACGCATCGGAAATCGGTAAGGTCAAACGCGTCGATTGGGCCCACGTTGCCGACGCCCGCCGCGGACTGGAGCAACTGATCGAAGCCGGCGCCGGCTTCGAAAAGGACTTCAGCCGCTGGCTCAAACACGTTCGCGCCCTGAAGCAGAACCACCCGCTCAACTGGGACCGCGAGTCGCGCCTTATCCAGGCCGAGTACGTGCTCTCCACCTTGAACGAGATCACCCGGGGCGAAGCCATCGTCAGCACGGGTGTCGGTCAGCACCAGATGTTCGCCGCCCAGTACCTCGACTTCGTTCACCCGCGCACCTGGTTAACCTCGGGCAGCATGGGGACGATGGGGTTCGGACTCCCGGCAGCCATCGGCGCCCAGCTTGCCAACCCCGACAAGCTCGTCATCGACGTCGACGGCGACGGCAGCATCCGCATGAACCTGGGCGAACTGGAAACCCTCACGACGTACGACATCCCAGTGAAGGTGCTCCTCCTCAACAACCTCGGCGACGGCATGGTCCGGCAGTGGCAGGATCTCTTTTACGCCAACCGCTATGCCGGGTCGGACAAGACTCTGCACAAGAAGGATTTCGTCAAAGCCTGCGAGGCAGACGGCTTCACCTTCTCGCGCCGGGTGACCCGGATCGAAGACGTGCGCGATGCCCTAGAGGCGTTCGTGAACCACAAGGGCCCGGCCTTCATCGAGGTCATGACGGACCAATCAGCGCACGTCTATCCCATGGTCGGTCCGGGAATGGGATACAAGGACATGATCACCGGCAGGCACATCGCGGCCCGCACGCAGGGTCCGGAAACGGCGGAGGAACCGGAAGCGTATTTCTGA